A window of the Planococcus citri chromosome 4, ihPlaCitr1.1, whole genome shotgun sequence genome harbors these coding sequences:
- the LOC135844207 gene encoding fibroblast growth factor receptor 2-like yields MPPTTSQLAALAVALGSLADWQMGASCRHKYVFFFSNFDFETSLERQLFFFIIAENFPFQCSPMEIPCNNSAECIPSSGRCNKYTACLDESDEEDCPKPDRCQVEDKFFCPNSGGVLVCTSVKCDGKKDCPGGEDEPPTCGQDMIIKILVTAVGMILIIAAICGVFLSCKYKKEMRQKDTKIAEMSQLVKRIVVKKGFNIDEDFPDALNMPVVIIERLKSGKVKNGMVSVGEYEMSLDERWEYPRQNLHLGETLGEGEFGQVVRAEARNIWGHGSGTVTVAVKMLKDDHLDSDMIDLVSEMELMKLLGSHQNILRLLGCCSQGGPLLVITEYARNGNLKNFLRKHHQHSIEIGESTLLTYAHQIAQGMVYLSSIKCIHRDLAARNILVTSEYTMKIADFGLARDVRHTEYYKKTSKGRLPIKWMAPEALFHNKYTMQSDVWSYGILLWEIITLGGNPYPSIDDQAGLHHALKHNYRMEKPANASTNVYNLMMDCWSFEPEDRPNFLSIVERLKELLADTRPEVVDGSYHSEKSDESDSQSVISTTESSKDENERKPILE; encoded by the exons ATGCCTCCCACTACGTCACAGTTAGCTGCGCTCGCAGTTGCGCTTGGCAGCTTGGCAGACTGGCAGATGGGTGCCAGTTGCCGCCacaagtatgtattttttttttcgaattttgattttgaaacaagtCTTGAGcggcaattatttttttttatcattgcaGAAAACTTTCCTTTCCAGTGTTCTCCTATGGAAATCCCCTGCAATAATTCAGCTGAATGTATCCCATCATCAGGCAGATGCAATAAATACACCGCATGTCTGGATGAAAGTGATGAAGAAGACTGCCCGAAGCCAG ATCGATGTCAAGTGgaagataaatttttttgtcccAATTCTGGTGGAGTATTAGTTTGTACCAGTGTGAAATGCGACGGAAAAAAGGATTGCCCCGGTGGCGAAGACGAACCACCAACTTGCGGCCAAG ACATGATAATAAAGATATTGGTCACCGCGGTAGGAATGATATTAATAATTGCAGCAATATGTGGTGTATTTTTGTCCTGCAAAtacaaaaa AGAAATGAGACAGAAAGATACCAAAATCGCAGAAATGAGCCAGTTGGTGAAAAGAATTGTAGTAAAGAAAGGATTCAACATCGACGAAGATTTTCCCGATGCTTTG AATATGCCTGTCGTTATAATTGAACGTTTGAAATCTGGTAAAGTGAAAAATGGCATGGTTTCGGTAGGCGAATACGAAATGTCATTGGACGAACGTTGGGAATATCCTCGACAAAATTTACACTTGGGAGAAACTTTGGGCGAAGGTGAATTCGGCCAAGTAGTGCGAGCCGAGGCGAGGAATATTTGGGGACATGGAAGTGGAACTGTAACAGTGGCAGTGAAAATGCTCAAGG ATGATCACTTGGATTCAGACATGATAGACTTGGTATCTGAAatggaattgatgaaattgctTGGAAGTCACCAGAACATCCTTCGACTTCTCGGCTGCTGCAGCCAAGGAGGACCATTGCTTGTAATTACAGAATATGCCCGAAATGGAAACCTCAagaattttcttcgaaaacatCATCAACATTCCATCGAAATAGGGGAAAGTACTCTTTTGACTTATGCTCACCAAATTGCGCAGGGAATGGTTTATCTATCTTCAATAAAA TGTATTCATCGAGATTTGGCGGCTCGTAATATCCTTGTAACATCTGAATACACGATGAAAATAGCCGATTTCGGTCTCGCCAGAGATGTGAGACATACGGAATACTACAAGAAGACATCAAAGGGTCGACTGCCCATAAAATGGATGGCACCCGAAGCTTTATTTCATAACAAATACACAATGCAATCTGACGT CTGGTCTTATGGCATATTACTTTGGGAGATTATAACGCTGGGCGGTAATCCATATCCTTCAATTGATGATCAAGCCGGGCTACATCACGCTTTAAAGCATAATTATCGAATGGAGAAGCCCGCAAATGCGTCTACTAATGT ATACAATTTGATGATGGATTGCTGGAGTTTTGAGCCCGAGGATCGTCCAAATTTCTTGTCAATAGTAGAACGCCTAAAAGAATTATTGGCTGATACTAGACCTGAG gtaGTTGACGGGTCTTACCATTCAGAAAAATCTGATGAATCCGACTCACAAAGCGTTATTTCCACAACGGAATCCAgtaaagatgaaaatgaaagaaaacctATTTTAGAATGa